A single region of the Populus nigra chromosome 2, ddPopNigr1.1, whole genome shotgun sequence genome encodes:
- the LOC133682757 gene encoding uncharacterized protein LOC133682757 isoform X2, which translates to MRFSFDKSPDWSYLSDLSLFIAFESRKLYILVDNRPWLRNLGSHPAHLWQLMVTKSRLSPFANTKAKRGIKEGKGASSQCNPSKSKKFERWFSLIEVATLSRKKGLPPVNKLRNSLLLSSELHRTLYGFIVFEVAWKDVRGINYLNELQTDTSLAIEAKIMRRWEFDSVAQAASCLSSWFSGTLSELLKLKDFLDSATGDTFYDAEENFSMTSPIDDDDPLMEDNSSYCLGGSFDVCPGTLDDIASEPHTPPPTGPYKRRRVMKSIGTGVEVDCYTEETPCGHEDFIDSSETDASVCENAIEAKQYRDVLILFRFNDHDLPFKLRQVVMSDLRLLTLLEAGLPSWVIFLQSYPGFCHLYRPWMCPLARALYVLISIITVLIGFYDLYKNVPVLKATASSLCGPLFDWIETWEMVSRIKYLGTMLFLHNFEKAVTWFLMVTRTTRSFFSVFTQPLVEPLAEILGFLLPAWNMFIEVAESSYSFVWIVIESSCSVLGDLIEIFAWPIWFLWSIATSIIYPIFWTVWEILYAPIRVVLALAGFVAFTCGWISEMIGDLWQSVSGIFQLASVSKATVSTYEVSVWRSLWNDLFSQVFRAVRSILNGFVAFFTACNRHRLSIYNHIQDFIQRLLGQAPRSQPSDYRNSRVTPKTRSLASEGSRKIHIR; encoded by the exons ATGCGTTTTTCCTTTGACAAGTCTCCAGATTGG TCTTATCTCTCAGATCTTAGCCTTTTCATTGCGTTTGAAAGTcgcaaattatatattttggtgGACAATCGGCCATGGCTGAGAAACCTAGGTTCACACCCAGCTCACTTGTGGCAATTGATGGTTACCAAG TCCAGGTTATCTCCTTTTGCAAACACCAAGGCAAAGAGGGGGATAAAAGAAGGAAAGGGGGCTTCTTCTCAGTGTAATCCTAGTAAATCAAAGAAATTTGAGAGATGGTTCTCGTTGATTGAAGTGGCAACTTTGTCCCGGAAGAAGGGTTTGCCACCTGTGAATAAATTAAGGAACTCTTTGCTCTTAAGCAGTGAATTGCACAGGACGCTTTATGGTTTTATTGTCTTTGAAGTTGCATGGAAAGATGTGCGGGGTATTAACTACTTAAACGAGCTTCAG ACTGACACATCTCTGGCAATCGAAGCTAAGATTATGCGAAGATGGGAATTTGATAGTGTAGCCCAAGCTGCAAGTTGTTTATCTTCATGGTTCTCAGGAACTCTCTCTGAGCTGCTAAAATTGAAAGACTTTCTGGATTCTGCTACAG GAGATACCTTTTATGACGCTGAAGAAAATTTCTCAATGACATCCcctattgatgatgatgatccgTTGATGGAAGATAATTCTTCATACTGCCTTGGTGGCAGTTTTGATGTATGTCCTGGAACCCTGGATGATATAGCAAGTGAGCCACACACTCCACCACCCACTGGGCCTTATAAGAGAAGAAGAGTGATGAAGTCCATTGGGACTGGGGTTGAAGTTGATTGTTATACTGAGGAAACACCATGTGGACATGAAGACTTCATAGACAGCTCAGAGACTGATGCGAGTGTTTGTGAAAATGCTATTGAAGCTAAGCAATACAGggatgttttgattttgtttaggTTCAATGATCATGACCTGCCATTTAAACTAAGGCAAGTGGTAATGTCTGACCTGCGGTTACTAACTTTACTGGAAGCTGGGCTTCCATCTTGGGTTATCTTTCTTCAGTCATATCCAGGGTTTTGCCATCTTTATCGTCCTTGGATGTGCCCTCTAGCAAGAGCTTTGTACGTGTTAATCTCAATTATCACTGTTCTCATTGGATTTTATGACTTGTACAAAAATGTCCCTGTTCTGAAGGCAACTGCATCTAGTTTGTGTGGACCACTTTTTGACTGGATAGAGACTTGGGAGATGGTTTCAAGGATCAAGTACCTGGGAACAATGCTATTTCTACATAACTTTGAGAAAGCTGTTACTTGGTTTCTGATGGTCACACGCACCACTAGATCCTTCTTTTCAGTTTTCACGCAGCCACTGGTTGAACCGCTTGCTGAGATCTTAGGCTTTCTTCTCCCAGCGTGGAATATGTTCATTGAAGTGGCAGAGAGCTCATATTCCTTTGTTTGGATTGTGATTGAATCATCTTGCAGTGTATTAGGAGACCTAATAGAGATTTTTGCATGGCCTATATGGTTTCTCTGGAGCATTG CAACTTCCATCATATATCCCATATTCTGGACTGTTTGGGAAATACTTTATGCTCCGATTCGCGTGGTCCTTGCACTAGCTGGTTTTGTGGCTTTCACTTGTGGGTGGATATCAGAAATGATTGGGGATCTTTGGCAATCTGTAAGTGGAATATTCCAGCTTGCTTCAGTTTCTAAGGCAACAGTGAGTACATATGAAGTTTCAGTGTGGCGTTCGCTTTGGAATGACCTTTTTTCTCAG GTTTTTCGTGCTGTTAGGAGTATATTAAATGGTTTTGTTGCCTTCTTCACAGCCTGCAACAGGCATCGCCTAAG CATTTATAATCACATACAGGATTTCATCCAGAGATTACTTGGCCAGGCGCCAAGGTCACAACCATCGGATTATAGGAACAGTAGGGTGACACCCAAGACTCGAAGTCTGGCG TCTGAAGGGAGTAGGAAAATTCACATCAGATGA
- the LOC133682758 gene encoding small ubiquitin-related modifier 1-like: MSGVTGQPQEEDKKPNDQSAHINLKVKGQDGNEVFFRIKRSTQLKKLMNAYCDRQSVEFNSIAFLFDGRRLRGEQTPDELDMEDGDEIDAMLHQTGGAMKTSN, from the exons ATGTCCGGGGTGACAGGTCAGCCGCAAGAGGAAGATAAGAAGCCCAACGATCAGTCTGCTCACATCAACCTAAAAGTGAAAGGCCAG GATGGAAATGAAGTATTTTTCAGGATCAAAAGAAGCACACAATTGAAGAAGCTGATGAATGCCTATTGTGATCGCCAGTCTGTTGAGTTCAACTCAATTGCCTTCTTGTTTGATGGTCGTCGTCTCCGTGGAGAGCAAACTCCTGATGAG CTGGACATGGAAGATGGGGATGAGATCGATGCTATGCTGCACCAAACTGGTGGTGCTATGAAAACAAGTAATTAA
- the LOC133682757 gene encoding uncharacterized protein LOC133682757 isoform X1: MGKADSSKCVFPLTSLQIGDLQSYLSDLSLFIAFESRKLYILVDNRPWLRNLGSHPAHLWQLMVTKSRLSPFANTKAKRGIKEGKGASSQCNPSKSKKFERWFSLIEVATLSRKKGLPPVNKLRNSLLLSSELHRTLYGFIVFEVAWKDVRGINYLNELQTDTSLAIEAKIMRRWEFDSVAQAASCLSSWFSGTLSELLKLKDFLDSATGDTFYDAEENFSMTSPIDDDDPLMEDNSSYCLGGSFDVCPGTLDDIASEPHTPPPTGPYKRRRVMKSIGTGVEVDCYTEETPCGHEDFIDSSETDASVCENAIEAKQYRDVLILFRFNDHDLPFKLRQVVMSDLRLLTLLEAGLPSWVIFLQSYPGFCHLYRPWMCPLARALYVLISIITVLIGFYDLYKNVPVLKATASSLCGPLFDWIETWEMVSRIKYLGTMLFLHNFEKAVTWFLMVTRTTRSFFSVFTQPLVEPLAEILGFLLPAWNMFIEVAESSYSFVWIVIESSCSVLGDLIEIFAWPIWFLWSIATSIIYPIFWTVWEILYAPIRVVLALAGFVAFTCGWISEMIGDLWQSVSGIFQLASVSKATVSTYEVSVWRSLWNDLFSQVFRAVRSILNGFVAFFTACNRHRLSIYNHIQDFIQRLLGQAPRSQPSDYRNSRVTPKTRSLASEGSRKIHIR, encoded by the exons ATGGGGAAAGCTGATTCTTCTAAATGCGTTTTTCCTTTGACAAGTCTCCAGATTGG AGACTTGCAGTCTTATCTCTCAGATCTTAGCCTTTTCATTGCGTTTGAAAGTcgcaaattatatattttggtgGACAATCGGCCATGGCTGAGAAACCTAGGTTCACACCCAGCTCACTTGTGGCAATTGATGGTTACCAAG TCCAGGTTATCTCCTTTTGCAAACACCAAGGCAAAGAGGGGGATAAAAGAAGGAAAGGGGGCTTCTTCTCAGTGTAATCCTAGTAAATCAAAGAAATTTGAGAGATGGTTCTCGTTGATTGAAGTGGCAACTTTGTCCCGGAAGAAGGGTTTGCCACCTGTGAATAAATTAAGGAACTCTTTGCTCTTAAGCAGTGAATTGCACAGGACGCTTTATGGTTTTATTGTCTTTGAAGTTGCATGGAAAGATGTGCGGGGTATTAACTACTTAAACGAGCTTCAG ACTGACACATCTCTGGCAATCGAAGCTAAGATTATGCGAAGATGGGAATTTGATAGTGTAGCCCAAGCTGCAAGTTGTTTATCTTCATGGTTCTCAGGAACTCTCTCTGAGCTGCTAAAATTGAAAGACTTTCTGGATTCTGCTACAG GAGATACCTTTTATGACGCTGAAGAAAATTTCTCAATGACATCCcctattgatgatgatgatccgTTGATGGAAGATAATTCTTCATACTGCCTTGGTGGCAGTTTTGATGTATGTCCTGGAACCCTGGATGATATAGCAAGTGAGCCACACACTCCACCACCCACTGGGCCTTATAAGAGAAGAAGAGTGATGAAGTCCATTGGGACTGGGGTTGAAGTTGATTGTTATACTGAGGAAACACCATGTGGACATGAAGACTTCATAGACAGCTCAGAGACTGATGCGAGTGTTTGTGAAAATGCTATTGAAGCTAAGCAATACAGggatgttttgattttgtttaggTTCAATGATCATGACCTGCCATTTAAACTAAGGCAAGTGGTAATGTCTGACCTGCGGTTACTAACTTTACTGGAAGCTGGGCTTCCATCTTGGGTTATCTTTCTTCAGTCATATCCAGGGTTTTGCCATCTTTATCGTCCTTGGATGTGCCCTCTAGCAAGAGCTTTGTACGTGTTAATCTCAATTATCACTGTTCTCATTGGATTTTATGACTTGTACAAAAATGTCCCTGTTCTGAAGGCAACTGCATCTAGTTTGTGTGGACCACTTTTTGACTGGATAGAGACTTGGGAGATGGTTTCAAGGATCAAGTACCTGGGAACAATGCTATTTCTACATAACTTTGAGAAAGCTGTTACTTGGTTTCTGATGGTCACACGCACCACTAGATCCTTCTTTTCAGTTTTCACGCAGCCACTGGTTGAACCGCTTGCTGAGATCTTAGGCTTTCTTCTCCCAGCGTGGAATATGTTCATTGAAGTGGCAGAGAGCTCATATTCCTTTGTTTGGATTGTGATTGAATCATCTTGCAGTGTATTAGGAGACCTAATAGAGATTTTTGCATGGCCTATATGGTTTCTCTGGAGCATTG CAACTTCCATCATATATCCCATATTCTGGACTGTTTGGGAAATACTTTATGCTCCGATTCGCGTGGTCCTTGCACTAGCTGGTTTTGTGGCTTTCACTTGTGGGTGGATATCAGAAATGATTGGGGATCTTTGGCAATCTGTAAGTGGAATATTCCAGCTTGCTTCAGTTTCTAAGGCAACAGTGAGTACATATGAAGTTTCAGTGTGGCGTTCGCTTTGGAATGACCTTTTTTCTCAG GTTTTTCGTGCTGTTAGGAGTATATTAAATGGTTTTGTTGCCTTCTTCACAGCCTGCAACAGGCATCGCCTAAG CATTTATAATCACATACAGGATTTCATCCAGAGATTACTTGGCCAGGCGCCAAGGTCACAACCATCGGATTATAGGAACAGTAGGGTGACACCCAAGACTCGAAGTCTGGCG TCTGAAGGGAGTAGGAAAATTCACATCAGATGA